In Corynebacterium sp. P4-C1, the sequence TGGCTTCGCTGGTGTACACCTCGGGCACCACGGGCCGGCCGAAGGGCTGCATCCTCACCCACTTGGTGTGGGCCTCTCAGGCGAAGGCGCTGCTGACCAACCCGATCGGCCACTTGATCAACGACAAGCAGGGCACGCACTACATGACGATCCTTCCGCTGGCGCACGTGCTGGCGCGCTCGGTGGCGCTGGCGAGCTCCATGGGCGGTGCCCACCAGGCGCACTGGGCGGACATGCGGACTTTGACGCTGGCGCTGCAGCGCTTTGAGCCGGAGATGCTGCTCGGCGTGCCGCGTGTCTATGAGAAGGTCCGCGACGGCGCCTACAACAAGGCGGCGGAAGGGTCGGACTTTGCGGCGCGCACATTCCTTGAGGCGGAGAAGGTCGCTATCGAGCACTCCAAGGCGATGGATTCGGGGGAGCGGCTGTCGCTGCGCTCCCGGGTGCGCCACAAGGTCTTCGACCGCCTCGTGTACAAGAAGCTCCGCGACGCGGTCGGCGGGAAGGCGACGCTGGCGATCTCCGGAGGCTCGGCGATTTCGACCGATCTGCTGCACTTCTTCCGCGGCATGGGCATCCCGATCTACGAGGGCTACGGTCTGACGGAGACCGCGGCGGCCGCATGCGTGAACTACCCGGGCGGCACGAAGATCGGCACGGTGGGCAAGCCGAACAACGGCTACTCGGTGAAGATCAACGAAGATGGCGAGATCTGCTTCAAGGGCGACGGCGTGTTCAAGGGCTACTGGAACAACGAGGAAGCAACGAAGGAAGCTCTTGTCGACGGCTGGTTCGTCACCGGTGATCTGGGCGAAATCGACGAGGAAGGCTACGTGAGGATCACCGGCCGCAAGAAGGACCTGATCGTCACCGCCGGCGGCAAGAATATTTCCCCGGGCCCGCTCGAGGACATCCTGCGCTCGGACAAGCTGATTTCCCAAGCTGTGGTGGTCGGCGACGGCAAGCCGTTCGTCGGCGTGCTGGTCACCATTGACGAAGATGAGCTGAGCCGCTGGCGCAAGCAGAACAACATGGG encodes:
- a CDS encoding long-chain fatty acid--CoA ligase — protein: MMLAQCEKYPDQTFFSRPEGREWIEVTGKEFADQVRAVAKGIVANGVEQGDRVVLMGESSYEWALLDYAIWAAGAASVPVYPSSSEHQVQWIVEDSGAKLALTDTESNRRLYDHLVLNEEGKAPLRDSPTQLKRTLSFATGAVGALTTDGREVEDSVIDERISKIQHDDLASLVYTSGTTGRPKGCILTHLVWASQAKALLTNPIGHLINDKQGTHYMTILPLAHVLARSVALASSMGGAHQAHWADMRTLTLALQRFEPEMLLGVPRVYEKVRDGAYNKAAEGSDFAARTFLEAEKVAIEHSKAMDSGERLSLRSRVRHKVFDRLVYKKLRDAVGGKATLAISGGSAISTDLLHFFRGMGIPIYEGYGLTETAAAACVNYPGGTKIGTVGKPNNGYSVKINEDGEICFKGDGVFKGYWNNEEATKEALVDGWFVTGDLGEIDEEGYVRITGRKKDLIVTAGGKNISPGPLEDILRSDKLISQAVVVGDGKPFVGVLVTIDEDELSRWRKQNNMGERPLKDLVKTPELRAAVQDVINEANKTVSHAEEIKKFRILTKELSEENGEITATMKVKRNVVIENYAKQIERLYR